A window from Drosophila subobscura isolate 14011-0131.10 chromosome O, UCBerk_Dsub_1.0, whole genome shotgun sequence encodes these proteins:
- the LOC117896771 gene encoding ubiquitin-conjugating enzyme E2-22 kDa-like — MANLAVSRLKRDFKEVMESNEMVQCSIKIELANDNWTELRGEIGGPPETPYEGGNFILEIKVPETYPFNPPKVRFITRIWHPNISSVTGAICLDILKNKWAAGMTMRTVLLSLQALLAAAEPDDPQDAVVAHQYKEKHDLFLLTAKHWTNAYAGGPHNFPDCDSKTQRLRDMGIDEHKARGVLSKENWNLEKATECLFR; from the exons ATGGCGAATCTGGCTGTATCACGCTTGAAGCGCGATTTCAAAGAAGTCATGGAGAGCAACGAG ATGGTGCAGTGTTCGATCAAAATCGAACTTGCCAATGACAATTGGACAGAGCTACGGGGTGAAATCGGAGGCCCTCCCGAAACGCCCTACGAAGGGGGAAATTTTATACTGGAAATTAAAGTGCCCGAGACATATCCCTTTAATCCGCCAAAG GTTCGTTTCATTACGCGCATCTGGCACCCGAACATATCATCTGTGACTGGCGCTATTTGCCTGGACATACTCAAGAACAAGTGGGCAGCGGGGATGACGATGCGCACGGTGTTGCTGTCCCTGCAGGCCTTGCTGGCCGCTGCCGAGCCCGACGATCCGCAGGACGCCGTGGTAGCACACCAGTATAAGGAAAAGCACGATCTGTTTCTGCTTACGGCAAAGCACTGGACAAATGCTTACGCAGGGGGTCCGCACAACTTCCCCGATTGTGATTCAAAAACTCAACGCCTCAGGGACATGGGTATCGACGAGCATAAGGCGCGCGGCGTTCTCTCTAAGGAGAACTGGAACTTGGAAAAAGCGACTGAGTGCCTTTTCCGTTAG
- the LOC117896511 gene encoding protein distal antenna-related produces MDISAYQHMNIRMSTRGKRPLRNLTPNDKVRAIQRIHNGETKASVSRDLGVPESTLRGWCKNEQKLRFMCRQLGPDHLGIDTPPEKRAKYEMQLLPPKLATLPSYDDLGLSNFLFSATEFPTQNESILEKLSLVEFVKKNGLHPNAIRELGDAAPPNSLSGVDYSTNNMIHQLTFLAQLNSKLTYQMGEPMATDIQGSPSTGSVDTPGEENATKTNCPLLSVKNWAKDPAKRAHFSQATQLQLQLNNDKNNNAVDPSYSAGLTTTQYPLIMEPVKSAYPETTVSAIPPTFSTHSDLAPTPPTPTTDSDCQGAALLDWCKLFNASLNFLAFAAAAASMQPSDGTVPKHITTQHPTTTEADETYPFNNALAKRLSPLAHSDASNESYFDSEPEDLSVRSCASSRNNSRSQTPDKSIATGRLQSDEEQ; encoded by the coding sequence ATGGATATCTCAGCGTATCAACACATGAATATCAGAATGAGTACGCGTGGAAAGCGACCGCTGCGAAACCTCACACCAAACGACAAGGTTAGAGCCATTCAACGCATTCATAATGgtgaaacaaaagcaagtGTGTCCAGAGATCTGGGAGTTCCTGAGTCAACCTTGCGTGGTTGGTGTAAGAACGAACAAAAACTAAGATTTATGTGCCGCCAATTGGGTCCAGATCACTTGGGAATTGACACACCGCCCGAAAAACGTGCCAAGTACgagatgcagctgctgccaccaaaACTCGCCACACTTCCCAGCTACGACGATCTTGGATTGAGTAACTTTCTGTTTTCGGCCACTGAGTTCCCAACCCAAAACGAATCCATATTAGAAAAATTAAGTTTGGTGGAATTTGTGAAAAAAAATGGACTGCATCCGAACGCAATACGAGAACTGGGAGACGCAGCCCCACCGAACTCCCTGTCTGGTGTGGATTATTCAACAAACAACATGATACATCAGCTAACCTTTTTAGCGCAGCTAAACTCTAAACTGACGTACCAGATGGGCGAACCAATGGCCACAGATATTCAAGGCTCCCCAAGCACAGGCAGTGTCGATACACCAGGAGAAGAAAATGCAACCAAAACCAACTGCCCCTTGCTGAGCGTTAAAAATTGGGCCAAAGATCCAGCAAAACGTGCGCATTTCAGTCAAGcaacacagctacagctccagctcaatAATGATAAGAACAACAACGCGGTTGACCCATCCTATTCGGCAGGATTGACCACCACGCAATATCCTCTAATAATGGAGCCAGTGAAGTCAGCTTATCCCGAGACGACGGTTTCCGCGATACCGCCAACATTTTCCACTCATTCGGACTTAGCTCCTACGCCACCGACTCCCACGACGGATAGTGATTGTCAGGGGGCTGCCTTGCTGGATTGGTGCAAACTATTTAATGCCAGTCTtaactttttggcttttgctgcgGCCGCCGCCTCCATGCAGCCCTCTGACGGAACGGTCCCGAAGCACATAACGACACAGCATCCAACCACCACTGAAGCTGACGAAACATATCCTTTCAACAATGCTCTGGCAAAACGGCTTAGCCCGTTGGCACACAGTGACGCCTCGAATGAAAGTTACTTCGACAGCGAGCCAGAAGATCTGTCTGTGCGCTCGTGTGCCTCCAGCCGGAACAACAGTCGATCTCAAACTCCCGATAAGAGCATCGCGACAGGCAGATTACAAAGCGACGAGGAGCAGTAA